In Lolium rigidum isolate FL_2022 chromosome 7, APGP_CSIRO_Lrig_0.1, whole genome shotgun sequence, the DNA window CTTCACATTTTTTTAATTCTCAAATCCTTGGTTTTCTTGTGCTGATTTTTTCTGATGGCACAAAATTATATCCCAAATCCAGCTGGATACAGAATTTGGTTCCATTTGTTTGAGCTGACAGTGGATCCACAATGCCTGTAGAAGTGGTGGTGAATGATTATCCTGCCTTAACCGGGTTGTTGGCTGCAGTCGTCGTGGTGCTGGTTGTGGGTACTTTGGTCAGACTAAGTCAGGCGATTTGCATTTGCTGGATGGAGAGAAAGACCAGTAACGCCAGGGACGCAGCAGCGTCAGTTAATGTGATGTGTTTTCCTCTTCTCTGATCTGGGCCAAGTAATACTGCCTCAGCATGAATCAATTTACACAACCAAGTTATGTTGCCAACATTTTCTAGGATCCAGCTACGGTTTTGTTTCAAGAAAATGCTTTTGTATTATTGTTGTGTCCTACAGTTCCATCTTTGCTTTTTGTACCACTTGTTTCCACATTACTTTAAGAATACTATTTCCACATTTTTTTTCTCATCCTACTCTGATTGTTAGACAGAAAGAAATTAGAAGACACCTAATCATCATATGCACGGGCTAGCAACTAGAAGGACCACACAAAGAGTAAACGCCAATGTCAACCATTTGAGCCTGTCTGAGATTTTCTTTTCTCCACTGAGCTGTGTGTGAGATTGTGCTCGCCATGTTCCAGCTTGACTCAAACACACAACATGCAACCCACCATCAGAAGGAAACCAATATTGGATGAACCATAAGTTCGTGCTTGCATATTTTGTAGGCCAACTGAGACCTATAAGTAGGCCCGCAACACACCAAGTTTCCTTCACCCAACTTCGATCGTTTCCCTCCCGCAATCTCTCGGGCTAGCTTCAGTAGTAGCCTTTCAGAGCAACATACGAACCATGGCTAGTGAAAAGCTTGCCGCCTTGGCTCTGCTACTAGCATTGTTTGGCTGCGTTGCCCACACATGCCAAGCGAGCTACGGGTATCCCTACCCGTTGTCGGCACCAGCAAAGAGTACTCCTCTTGCTGCCCCGGCGCTTAGCTACGCTTACTACTACAAGACTTGCAAAGGAGCAGAGAAGATCGTGAGGGACGTTGTGCAGGCGGAGATTAAACGCAACCGCGGCATCGGCGCTGGGCTCATCCGTCTCTTCTTCCACGACTGCTTTGTCCAGGTATGTAAATACTCATACCCATATCACTTCTAACATGTTTCTGATATACACATTAGTCAAATGTAGCTAGCATAGATGTTTACTATTTGACGCGATGAATTCATATATCTCCTTTTCAGGGTTGCGATGCATCGGTTCTCCTTGACAAGACCCAGTCCAATGAACAGACGGAGAAGTTCGGCCTCCCTAATATAGGCAGCCTTCGCGGGTTCGAAGTGATCGACAAGATCAAGACTAAGCTCGAGGCCAAGTGCAAGGGTGTTGTCTCTTGCGCGGACATTGTTGCCTATGCTGGACGTGATGCCACCTACTTCCTCAGCAATAAGAAGGTATACTTTGAAATGCCCGCCGGCCGCTATGACGGACGCATCTCTTCTGCGAACGAGACCCTCTTCAACCTACCCCCTCCTTTCGTCAACGTCACGGTGCTCGAGGCTATGTTTGCAGCCAAGGGGCTCAGCCTCGACGAGATGGTCACCCTATCTGGTGCGCACACTGTCGGGATCTCCCACTGCTCGTCCTTCGGTGACCGTCTCACGCGCAACGCATCAGACCCAATGGCTATGAACTCTAGGTTTGCACAATCGGTGACAAGGAAGTGCAGGAGCAGTAGCTCTACGGTGGATCAGGACATTTATACCCCTAATACACTGGACAACCGATACTACAAGAACGTTCTCAACCATGAAGTGTTGTTCACATCTGATGCCACGCTCGAGTCGTCCAAGACAAACTATTTGGTGAAACAAAATTTGAAGCCGTATGTCTGGGAGACAAAGTTCAAGAAAGCCATGAGGAAGATGGGCAGCATCGAGGTGAAGACCAGCGTGAATGGGGAGATCAGAAAGAACTGTCGCCTTATCAACTAGCAACCTTCATGCAACGAAATCGAGACTGTGATGAGGCATGCCTAATCATCATGGCCCCTGGTGGTTGGAAACCGACCTGAATGCATGACGTTTTTGTGTGTGAttttttatatacttcccaataAGGATTTTATTCATTCTTGTTTTACATTTTATTTTACTGGAATTGTTACATGTGTGCTTCTATTGATTAATTAATGAGACCATTATTTTGTTTGTGTAAAGCGCATTTTTATTATATTTTTTTGTTATCTCCCACAAGTTAGTTTTTCACTCTAAGAGCTTTGGTTTGTGGTTGTCGGTAACTCTACAAATTTATGGGTACACATCTCCGCATTACATATTGAATTATGGATTTCAGCTTAAGAATTCTACGGAACCAACTGAATGTCATTTGTACCTAGTTTATGTACGTGTGAGTATGTGGATGTCTAGCTAGCCCCTGGTCAGATTAAGCAATGTCCAGAAAGATACAATGTTCTGTAATTCTGGTCTTTGCAGATAGTTTCTTGATGATATCTAGAGCGTATTGCTAGTGCCTTTCTTCTTCACGCTTTGTTCTTCAATTCTCAAGTTGGGATCTCTTCTCAAATCTTTGGCTTTTGTGTGCTGATAGTGATAGCCCCAAAATACATGTAGGAGTACTGGAGTAGGTGCTTGCCACTGTAGTTATTTATAGTAAAACTTACCTAGCTAGACCATCACACAGCGATTTGAACCTGTCAACCGTCGGATCATGCTCATGAGCGCACATGATTGACAGTGGCGGATGTAAGGGGATGCGAGCAGGTGGCCCAAGCAGAGGAATATAGCACACCGACGACATATGGGCCAGGAATTATGGATGGGATCGCTGTGAGACTATGCGCGGAGCTCGGCTTGATCGATCTCCATCACCcgtccgccgccggccaccgccttgAAAATGCCTCGAATGCTTTGTCAAACGCCAGCGGCCACAGCCGCACACCACGAGAACTACTAGCCTATGCTAGACATAAGGTGATGCGCCCTGCGTTGCGACCTACgacgctagtttttttttttctggAATACCCACAAACACCACAATATCCTCCATGGAATACCGACCACCAAGATACGCTCATGTACCAGCACTCTTACATGAAGTTCTAGTATCTGTTGAAAGAGAGATTGTATGATCGGTNNNNNNNNNNNNNNNNNNNNNNNNNNNNNNNNNNNNNNNNNNNNNNNNNNNNNNNNNNNNNNNNNNNNNNNNNNNNNNNNNNNNNNNNNNNNNNNNNNNNAGGAAAATGCctaatatgtcttggataatttgacacttggcaattgttttgagctctcaagtagatcatgattaagttttttcatgtagtttaaacctattagtggagaactactgaagagcttgttaaaattggtttgcataattgatctctcttaaggtctagatattttctcggtaaaagtgtttgagcaacaaggaagacaagtgtagagtattataatgcttgcaatatgttcttatgtaagttttgtctgtactcggttcatacttgtgtttgcttcaaataaccttgctagcccaaagccttgtatcgagagggaatgcttctcgtgcatccaaaatcttgagccaaaacctatgccatgtgtgtccaccatacctacctactatgtggtatttcctgccattccaaagtaaattgcttgagtgctacctttaaacaattcaaaatgcttctcaatttgtgttaatgttttatagctcatgaggaagtatgtggtgtttatctttcaatcttgttgggcaactttcaccaatggactagtggcttcatccgcttatccaataattttgcaaaaagagctggcaatgggattcccagtcccaaactaattaacaaaaatagacactcctccatggtatgtgattgttggacggcacccgaaggattcggttagccatggcttgtgtaagcaaaggttgggaggagtttcatcataataaaactaaaataaaaaggcactccttcatggtatgagattgttggcaggcacccgaggattcggttacccatggtttgtgaaagaaaggttggaaggagtgccacccaaaaataaaaataattcatgggagccgctcttgaaggtttgtccggcgagggggttagagtgcccactaccattcgttgacaacaacaaacacctctcaaaactttacttttatgctctct includes these proteins:
- the LOC124675481 gene encoding peroxidase 2-like: MASEKLAALALLLALFGCVAHTCQASYGYPYPLSAPAKSTPLAAPALSYAYYYKTCKGAEKIVRDVVQAEIKRNRGIGAGLIRLFFHDCFVQGCDASVLLDKTQSNEQTEKFGLPNIGSLRGFEVIDKIKTKLEAKCKGVVSCADIVAYAGRDATYFLSNKKVYFEMPAGRYDGRISSANETLFNLPPPFVNVTVLEAMFAAKGLSLDEMVTLSGAHTVGISHCSSFGDRLTRNASDPMAMNSRFAQSVTRKCRSSSSTVDQDIYTPNTLDNRYYKNVLNHEVLFTSDATLESSKTNYLVKQNLKPYVWETKFKKAMRKMGSIEVKTSVNGEIRKNCRLIN